In Deltaproteobacteria bacterium, one DNA window encodes the following:
- a CDS encoding aspartate-semialdehyde dehydrogenase (catalyzes the formation of 4-aspartyl phosphate from aspartate 4-semialdehyde), producing MGKKKTYNVAVVGATGVVGQEMLSILAERKFPVGELRLLASERSAGERLEFQGKSYTVKEL from the coding sequence GTGGGAAAGAAGAAAACATATAACGTGGCAGTCGTTGGCGCTACCGGCGTTGTTGGCCAGGAAATGCTCTCGATTCTTGCCGAGAGAAAGTTCCCGGTGGGAGAGCTAAGGCTCCTTGCATCCGAAAGAAGCGCCGGAGAAAGGCTCGAGTTCCAAGGCAAGAGCTATACGGTAAAAGAACTCG